From a region of the Meiothermus cerbereus DSM 11376 genome:
- a CDS encoding S-ribosylhomocysteine lyase — translation MSRPLVVPESFRLDHQKVKAPYVRLAGVKETPKGDRIEKYDLRLAQPNQEALSTGAIHTLEHLLATYIRSHLEGVVDISPMGCRTGFYLVVLGEPGPQKVLEAFQATLQDVVNHAEPIPGVSEFECGNYRDHDPEGAKVWAERALSGPLHVQETIEIA, via the coding sequence ATGTCCAGACCCCTGGTTGTGCCTGAGTCTTTTCGCCTTGACCACCAAAAAGTGAAGGCCCCTTACGTGCGTTTGGCAGGGGTAAAGGAAACCCCCAAAGGCGACCGAATCGAAAAATACGACCTGCGTCTGGCCCAGCCCAACCAGGAGGCCCTTAGCACCGGGGCCATCCATACCCTCGAGCACCTCCTGGCTACGTACATTCGTTCTCACCTGGAGGGGGTGGTGGATATCTCGCCCATGGGCTGCCGCACCGGGTTTTACCTGGTGGTGCTGGGCGAACCGGGGCCGCAAAAGGTACTGGAAGCCTTCCAGGCCACCCTACAGGACGTGGTTAACCACGCCGAGCCCATACCGGGGGTGAGCGAGTTCGAGTGCGGCAACTACCGCGACCACGACCCAGAGGGTGCAAAAGTCTGGGCTGAGCGGGCGTTGAGCGGCCCTCTGCACGTTCAGGAAACCATCGAGATTGCATAG
- a CDS encoding IS5 family transposase has product QERSQVGELSQAVQAVTNQRVEIAYVDQGYTGSEAEQAAAQEGIALCVVKLEEAKRGFVLLPRRWVVERSFAWMARFRRLARDYERLTETLKGFHWLAFSILLLPKVLDGLRSAS; this is encoded by the coding sequence CAGGAACGCAGCCAGGTGGGGGAGCTCTCCCAGGCGGTGCAAGCTGTTACCAACCAGCGGGTCGAAATCGCATACGTAGATCAGGGCTATACAGGCTCGGAGGCGGAGCAGGCGGCTGCGCAGGAAGGGATAGCGCTGTGTGTGGTCAAGCTGGAGGAAGCCAAAAGAGGCTTCGTGTTGCTTCCCCGGCGTTGGGTAGTTGAGCGCAGCTTTGCCTGGATGGCTCGTTTTCGTCGGCTGGCGCGTGACTACGAACGACTTACCGAAACGCTGAAGGGTTTTCACTGGCTGGCCTTCTCGATTCTGTTATTACCGAAAGTTCTTGATGGTTTACGATCGGCTTCTTAG